AAGGCAGGCAGATTCCCAATTTCATAAGTTGAGAATAGATCCTGCTCGATTCGGTTCCAGATTTCAGAATAGGAACCGACCCACCTTGGAACCTATCGGTCTAATTCGGAGGTTATCtgtgcaattgaattctaaaattctgaaatttttttgtatttttatgttattaataataacatcataaaaaaaatttaaatcttgaAATATGTTTCTCAATATAATCACGTGTAAAAGCAATAATTTGTTTCCATCAATTGATAATTCAAATATATAGCAATAAGGTGATTTTGTAATTTCTCTCTCGACTTTTTGTTGCATATAAGACGCGTGTGCACTTTTGCCGGTGCACAAGTTCCCTATTTCTTTAGTGGTCTTGTACATTTGCCAATGTTGTTGTTAACTTGTTATTGTCACTATGCTTAGAGTCCATATTTTTCGTTCCAAATTTTCATTATTGCACGTAACAAAGAAATTGAAATCTATTTcttgcaacaacaacaacaacaaaatctcAACCATGCATTGCATTTCATGTTTTAGCGTGTAATTAATACGGTCACGCATGAAGCCGAGTAGAGAGGCATTTCGGTTATTATATTAAGTTTgagagggcattttggtaaattttttttcattttaaaggATATTTTGACCGTTTTCAAAGTTTAGACGTATTTTAGTCCGAGGTGGTACCTCCCCGACCTTGGAATGGAACAGTGCGAACCGCGCTTGGATGCATGCCAAGCGTCAAAATGGGCAGTAGCGCCATCCACAGTTAAAAACATATATTGATTGAAATTTCGACTAAATTTTTAACGAATTGCTAATTGAGCCGACACTTCATACTTCCTAAATGCCACATCATCGCCTCTAAGCGCCATCCTAGGATTCACCTAAAATTCGATCGGAGTGCATGTTAAtcgaaaatttggaaaatgtaGTACCCTTGAGCGATTGAAACGAGAGGCGGTGAGCAAATTAGAAAAATCTCTTCATGGTTGGGCCACAGAGGTGAACTTTAGCAAAAGATTAAGGAGAGTAGGAATTATGATCAAAATCAGTCATCGGGAACGAAGATGTCCGAACTGGTCGAGCTCCTTTGGCCTTGCCATAAATGAAAAGTTGCttgttttagagagagaaagtcagagagagagagaagctctttTGCCTTCCTGTCTTGCACTTTGGCACGACTCAGGACGTtggaaaaaggagaagaccTGCAaagccccctctctctctctctctctctctctctctctcctcatctcgTCAGATTCATCCGCTCCTTAgggttttctctctccttcctcgcGAATCCAAGGGACCCAAAAGCCCCCTCCCCGGTTCAAGATTCCGCAACTGTTGCGCACTTCGCTCTTCGCCAGTTCAAAATCGCCTCGTCAGCTCGCATTCCCAGCTCCCGATCTTcgctcttcttctctttgggCCCAATCTCAAGTGGGTCACTCTCGCTTTCTTCTGGGTAGTTGAGAAAGATCGCCAGATTGCTTGTTCCTTCTTCGTTTGTTTGGTCTGGTCTCGTTGGAGTTAGGTGGACGTGCAATGAAGGTGTCCTTTTACATAAACCCCGGTTAGTTTCGGCTCCTCGTACACCCATTGAGTTTTTTCTGCGTTTGATCGCTTGGATTTCTGGAGTTCGGACTTTGATCAGTGGAACAGGGTCTTAGATTTATCGATTCGATGGCTGCGTCTGGGGATAGTGCTGCTAGTGTTGAGGGCATTGAGAAGCTGGTTTCTGCGAGGAAGTCATTGATGCTGAGCTTGGAGAAGTCGAAAGCCCTAAGTTCGACGCTGGAGAAAACGGGCCCCAGATTGACCGAGATCAACCAGAGGTTGCCCTCTTTGGAGTCTGCAGTCCGGCCTATCCGCGCCGATAAAGACGCCCTTGGTGCTGTAGGTGGACACATTAACCGTGCGGTTGGCCCGGCCGCGGCGGTGCTCAAGGTTTTTGATGCTGTGCATGGCCTCGAAAAGATGCTGTTGTCAGATCCGCGCAATGATTTGGCAGGGTACCTGTCGGTGTTGAAGCGACTCGAGGAGGCATTGAGATTTTTGGGGGATAATTGTGGATTGGCAATCCAGTGGTTGGAGGATATAGTGGAGTATCTGGAGGATAATACGGTGGCAGATGATAGGTACCTTTCGAATTTGAAGAAATCATTGAGGAGTCTTAGGGAATTGCAGAGCGATGGTGGAAGAGCGCATCTTGATGGTGGGCTCCTCGATGCAGCATTGGACAAATTGGAAGGTGAGTCCCGTCGGCTCTTGATGGAGCACAGTTTGCCCCTTCCTATGTCTTCTATATCATCTCTTGGAGAACCAGCTTGCATTGCGCCGTCTCCGTTGCCAGTAGCTGTCATTAAGAAGTTGCAAGCTATTCTCGGGAGGTTGATCGCAAATAAGAGGCTTGATAGGTGCATATCGATATACGTAGAAGTGCGCAGTTCCAATGTTAGAGCAAGTTTGCAGGCTCTTGATCTGGACTATCTTGAAATATCAATCTCTGAATTTAATGATGTTCAGAGCATAGAGGGGTACATTGCTCAGTGGGGGAAGCATTTGGAATTTGCAGTGAAGCATTTGTTTGAGGCAGAATATAAACTCTGCAACGATGTATTTGAGAGACTCGGTATGGATGTTTGGATGGGTTGCTTTGCAAAAATAGCTGCCCAAGCCGGTATTCTCGCGTTTCTTCAATTTGGGAAGACTGTtacagagagcaagaaagaCCCGATCAAACTTTTGAAACTATTGGACATATTTGCTTCCTTGAACAAATTGCGATTGGATTTTAACAGGCTCTTCGGGGGAACAGCCTGTGCTGAGATTCAGAATTTGACCCGGGATCTCATTCAGAGGGTCATCAATGGGGCAAGTGAGATTTTCTGGGAACTTCTCGCTCAGGTAGAGATTCAGAGGCAAACCCCACCTCCTCCTGATGGAAGTGTACCGAGATTAGTGAGCTTTGTGACTGATTATTGCAATAGGCTGCTGGGAGACAATTATAAGCCTATCCTGACTCAGGCCCTGGTCATTCATCGTAGTTGGAATCATGAGAAATTCCAAGAGAGACTCCTTATTACTGAGATTCTCAAAATTATGAAAGCAGTGGAGCTGAATTTGGAGACTTGGGTGAAGGCTTATGATGATAGTAATCTTGCCAACTTTTTTATGATTAATTATCACTGGCATCTGTACAAGCACTTGAAAGGGACAAAGCTTGGTGAGCTCTTTGGAGAATCTCCATTAAAAGAGCACGAACAGTCCCAGGAATACTACACCACGGTTTTCGTAAAAGATAGCTGGGGACAGCTTCTCGATCACTTAAGTAGAGAACGCCTAATTTTATTCTCAGGGGGGCGTGCTACTGCTCGTGATCttgtgaagaagaagctgaaaattttcaatgaagCTTTCGATGCCATGTATTCAAAGCAGTCAAACTGGGTCATGCTGGAGAAAGATCTGAGGGAGAAGACAACCCAGGCTATAGTCCAAACGGTTGTGCCCGTTTACAGGAGCTTTATGCAACACTATGGACCGCTGGTTGAGAAAGACCAAAGTTCGAGCAAATATGCTAAATATACGGTGCAGAACTTGGAGAAAATGCTGGGTTCTCTTTATCAGCCAAAGCCAACTAGATATGGCAGTTTCAAAGGAAGGCAGCTTAGTGGAAAGTTTAACAATGGGCTACAAGACCTTCGCCGCACTGCTTCTGCTGTTATGTAATTGTCCCATATATATGTACTCCATCATGGTGAACCCGCAAGGGAACCATGTTCCAATATAATTGACCCAGATGGTTGGTAGTCGGTTAGCCTGTTGCCATGTACATATCTCAGAAGAATGGAGGGTATCTGCAATTTGAGTTGGAAGGTGGAAACGAGTTCGTCCATTGCCAGAAACTCCACCTGGTGATGAAGTTTTTTAAGTTGCCCCGATATTCTTCCCTACTGTGCAGACTGTTATTCAAAGCTTGAAGATCTGAGTGTTGATGGTCTAATTCATGGATCTATCAAATCAGATTGGAGTATATTAATTTGTAGCTGCTGATTTTACTTTTTGTATTCATCATTTCTGCCCGATTGCTTGAGTTTCTTGACAGGTGGCAATATAACCATGTAGCTGCTGGGTGTTGTTTATTTTCTCATCATAAAATGTATTCAGCTATCCAGCAGCTAAGTTGAAGGTTCAGATCAGTGCTAGTATGTGAACTATTGTGGTACAAAACATTTGCATTAGGGCTCAGGGTCACCAAAGCAGTGCTGTCAATAAGTAATGAAATCATAGTCTGCCATTAATGTTGATTCAAGAGCAAGATAATTTttgcttccctctctctctctctctctctctctctctctctctctctctctctctctctcttttgttttagCCTCAATCGATGAGTTTTATGTTGTAATGTTAAGTTGGAAAAATATTCAAGGGGATTCCTCGTGATGTTAAATTAATTCTCGCCCCATCGTGTGTCCTTTTGCCTCATAGTATACTTAGTTTTTTACCCTAACTTTCCTTGATATGCCGATAGGTGTTTCATTGCAAGCATGTATATAAGACGATCTGCATTTGTAGTAGCCCGTATAACATGGTCTGTGTTCTGTAGCATTCGGAATTTTACCTTGTTTTGGCTGGAGCAGCATTCTAAACTAGCTGGTATTGAGCAAACATGGGAACTCAGCATGATTTGGAGGGGTAGATCTTCGGTTCCGATCCCCCAGAGAGAGTGAACTACTCTCTGCACTTCTTTTCTGGTGAGGTTTTTACTGTCTTGATTCGAGATGAGCGCGAGAAGGATAGATTGGATTCACATAAGCATAGTGAAATGGATGGTGGAAGGCAAAGCTGGTAGTTTTGGTGGTTCAATCATTTGGGTCGCATTCCGGTTTTATCGTTGAAACTGCAGAAGCCATATGAACTCATTTAAACGCTTAACTCTGTCGATGGGAATAGTTCCTTATCGAAGTACTGCAGAAACTCTCTTCACCTTAAAACTACATTTTGAGTGCGGCGTCTATTACGGGATGGAGATATGCTTTTCATGCTCCTGCAACTTTCCTGTAGCTCAAGCCAGGTATTCCTTAATTTGGTGATGCCATGGATTTGCATCTGGGTGCAGCCATGGGAATTGAGCAGCTAGCCTTTGTTCAGGGTACGTCCTGTATTGTGAATGTGAAAGGCATGGCCAGACCACCCATATCAACGAACAAAAGCGCCACCAGCCCGTTGTCATCGAGCAGATCTTTCTCGCCGTCGTCATGGTTCAGTGCACCGTTGAAGCAATCGCTTCGTCCCCAGATGCTTGAGCATCACCTAAACCGGGAAAGTTGTGGGGTTTGTGTTCGACCGTTCTGttcgagaagaaagaagaaggactACCGAGTGTGCGCTGCGCATAAACTCTGCGAATATAGATGAAACCAGCGATGCTAGGTCAAGAAGGAAACCTCTGCTGATAATTAAAGTTAAAGACGCTGTTATCAATGTGGAGTTCGAGGATGAGAAGATCAATGCCGGGACCGGTATTTGAGATCAAGACCGAGGCAAAATTGCTCAAAAAGACATAAATATAATATAGTgtggccaattcaattataaatcttccaatcgtgtcaatttagtcattaactttttgacgatttgtcaatatagtcctttcggcCTGTTTTTGGCCGGAAAATACCGACATGGACGCTAATCGTTCTATGTAATATGTGTCGGAATTAGCGAATACTTCGGAGACCCTTATTTCTCATACGGgtcgcccacgtgagcttaaaaaaaccgaagtatgatccgacgacatGTGGCCCCTACgcacgggatgcgggggttcgaggGCGATACCCCCAACATGGGTGTCCCGCCGCCCGTGAGCCGAGGGGTGCCCCAGTTGCCCGTGAGCAAGTGGGGGTTCGAGAGCGGCTCCTCCGAAACCTCAATGGATTTTGGCTTTTGTTTAAGTTAGCCCATTTATTGGGAGATTAAAGGGGTTTCGGAAAGATTAGGTTTTCGGTCCATTTATggcacacatatatatatatatatatatatatatatatatatgctcatTTTTTGACtgatcattgtaacgagttgtgcgGTTGTAAACCAAAATTATAGCGAAATCTCTTTGTAGGATGTAGCTCTATTCTGGAGTGAAGCGAAATCTCTTTGTAGGATGTAGCTCTATTCTGGAATGAACTTGGGAAAACCGTACGTCGTCtattttttcttatattatcTGTGCGATCATTCTGAATCGGTTTACGATAGATTTCTTCAATATGATCGACATTAACGTGgatgatttttgtgaattttgaaattttccgattttttttgaaatttttcctccacCAGTCGCTGGCCCTTGGCTATGGCTGCGACACCCTCTCGCCTGATCGTATAGGGACGCGACGCGGGCATGGAAAGCCTGAAGGTTTTTCTTGGGCCATTACGAAAAGTAGCTTTaaggcatctctctctctctctctctctctcatttatcTCATCTGGTGAAGATTGTAAATGTTGATAAAGTCAAATCTCTTTGGTCAATTAATTGGAAAAGGACATGTGTTAATTATTCTTGCAGACATCATtagtggaagggaaaaaaaaaatctcccacAAGCTACTTCCACCGGCTTTAAATGCATTACAaattatttcagaaaaaaaataattcatcaatGGGGATGAAAATTGCACGTGGATAAAATCTTCTCCACTGTCCGTTTGTTTAATAAAGATCCAAAAATTATTTCAGATGAATTAGTATCCATTTGCTGTAACTTTGGTTGCGTAGGAAACCGTATGCCTTTGCTGACATGTGTTTTAAAATTGCAATACGTTGAAATTGAGGGTAAAACTACCCAATCAGCCCAAGATTTATCAGATGCCGCTTCAATTCTAGATTTTATAAtattatcaatttatttctaaatattttgcataattccaatgtagtcattctagTAAATTTTTGATTTAAATCGCCGACTTGACGATACTTTGGTTATCAGCATCTAACGTGACATACCGTCACCTCAGCgatttttgataaaaattaatttaaaaaattatattaaaattttataataaagTGTAGaatttaattggtaaaattaaaacgTTTTGCATTAAATTGGTATCCGTACGATAAGGATCAGGATAGATCGGACAATAGGGCTCCCTATATTGGACGACTAGACCTTCGTAAAAGTCGCTAATAAGGTATTGTCTGTTGTGCGGACGTTCAGCTGTCAGTTGTCTAATCCCAATCGCTGCACGTCTAGCTTCCATGGAGGAAATCAGAAGTCAAATGTTGTTGGCTCTGGTTAGACTGTCCATTGCTGCTGAAACCAAAACAAGGGGTTGCTGCTGGTTCAGGTCAACTTGACTGTTAGCTTGAAAtcaaaaaacaataataaacacgtgacaaatttttttatcataattgCCCCCAAattagaagcaaaaaaaaaaaatttgtgcaaCATCGATACACAGGATCTCATGCAAATCGAGAAAATCGTACTGCAAAAATCAAAGACTTCTTAATTAATGGGTTTAGCTGGCGGTAGTGATGCTTTCCATCACTTGGGTCATTGGATTTTTCACCTAACTTAATGGCAATTGTTTAATTGAAGATTATATGTCTAATCTAATCTAAAGAGATAAGGTAGGGTAGCAAGATAGCCTAGGACTAGGACAGCCCACACTTTGCTTCATTCCTTATATTGACCCAATGATcgaacttttgatttgattagtcctaaattttaagaatgttttatttttttcctactaTTCCCATGTTTGAACATCTGTCTGCCAATAAGACACAGTCCACCAatacctttttgttttttaatagGCTGAAAATCTTCATGAGCATCTCTTGTCATTGTGTTCGTATAGGCATGTCGGACAACCTGGCGATAGAACTTATTGGACAGTTCTTCTGAATTTGAATTTCTTGGCAAATTGATTCCGGATTTTTGTAGCTTGTGTTCACAACACAACATTGAATCCATCAATCCGTGTTTGTGGTGGGATCGATGcggttcctcctccttcttctttttttatatccCAACGATAATGATAATGACATGGTATTTACTATTGAAAAAGATAGAGCATCCACCAAGGTAACGTGTATCGACTTCATAAAGCCGGTTTGAATCTGAGTTAAGTGCGCCGGAAGTCGCAAAGTATgtcgcgaaagtgcaattgggccttaacatttttttaatagaacGATCGAGTCTCGAAACTTGTTAGGTTGTGCAATCAAGAGTCCATTAACTCTTATCTCATTTGACTAATGAATAATGCTGACGTGATTTTTTCTGATAGTTTCTCTCTCCGACATGATTGTTAATGACGTTAGCTTGCCGTAACGTGATTTTCAATAGAATGCGTTTTGGTGAGATCCTCGCGGACCTTAACTAAAGCATGCGTTAATGACCAAAATTCTGAATGCTACATTGTAGACgagcacctttttttttttttttttgagtaatCTTCTCATATAAAAAGTATATAATTATCCTTATAAACCATGTAAAACGCCAGCAATGTGAATTATATATACAATTATTTGAACTTGGTAATTTGGGGGGATCGTAGTGGAGCATATTGGTGTGCTGGAGCCCCATACACACGTGTGTATGTTGGTACCTTAAATCATTAATGatgattttattaatttagaaGTGATTAGAAACATaagtgcaaaaaataaaataacccaAAAATTCAAGGCCATAGGTTACATGCAAGTTGGATAAGGAAGAACACATGAAATTTGACGAAAGGAGGCCGCACAAGCAAAAGGACATGCTGTAGAGCATGCTTATGATATTACATTagaaaattcaaggaaaaattaccaaaaaagtcataaatctattgcaattgtgccaattaaaccctaaatttcaatcctaaacctttttacaattttgtcaattcattccatccaacaaattttagcCGGCCAGCATCGACGTGGATGCAGGCCGACCGGCAacataattttaatatttttttatttttttattttacttttccttttttttcccggGCTTACAGGGCGAGGCTCGCCTCGCCCAGCCATAGCGAAGTCAAGCCTCATAGGCCccgggcgaggctcggcctcaccgAGGTCGGCTAcgggaagaagagggaagggaaaggacaacaagaaaagaaaaaaaaatttgaaaaattatgttaaaatatTACGTCGTCGGATGACCAAAATTCACAggattgattaaattggcataattacaaaaggtttagggctgaattggcataattacaataggttttaggattttttttggtaattttctaatAATCCAACGAGTATTTGTAGAGAGACCACCTATATATAAAGAGcatacaaagaaaaaattactaaaaaaaatttatagttattgcacttgtgctaatataatcttaaacttttcaattgtgctattttagtcctaaatcttttcacttttttttaattgagtccatccagcaaaatttgaaaaaaaacgCTAACGTGGTCACCGGCTATCATACATGGCACGATCGGCGTTGACGTagacatttttaaaataattttatattaatattttgattttttatatatatttttcttttattttcattttttctatttacttttatttttttcatggagGTTGGAAAGGGTTGCCAGCCACAGGCAAGGGCGTCTCCTCCCTTGCCAAATCTACAAGAGGGCTTCCATGTCCTCCCTGTGGCCGGCGAGGACCAAACGCCCTCGTCGGCCTCAACCCCAAAAGAATGTTGAGataagaaaagataaaagggaaaaaaaaaaataaaactatatatacaaaactcaaaaaaattatttagaaatgTCAATGTCAATGAAAGCTGTGCCTCGTGGGATGGTTTTCCGGTCGACGAAAGCTAGATTCAAATTCGGGAGTTGATAGCACTTAATACTCAGATTGTTGGGGGGATTCCCAACTAATCTAAGTTAAGGATTCTTTCTTTTCGCCTAGGGAAGCTCGATGTCTACAtcaatgattttcgatcaaatttggccggatgaactcaattggaaaaatatgaaaaaatgtcAATACTAATTAcgcacaattgaaaaatttaggattgaattgtcataaatacaataggtttataaattttttgataattttcccagtATATAAATCCCGTAGTTTGACCGGAAACGCCGACGTAGTCGCCGGCTATCATACATGGCACAACCAGCGTTGACGTAGATAtttctaaataattttataatattatattgagttttttaatttattttatcctttgattttcattcttactctttatttttaattttttatggagGTCGGAAAGGGTTGCCGGCCACGGGAAAGGGCGTCTCTGCCCTTACCGAATCTGTCAGAGGGCCGCAATGCAATGCCCTccttgtggccggcgaggaccGGACGTCCTCGCCACCCTCAATCACAAAGAAAAAATGTTGagataagaaaatataaaagggaaaaaaaataaaactatatatacaaaactaaaaaaaaaaattaatgtctaCGTCAGCAAAAGCCATGCTATGTAAGATGGCTTTTCGATCGAGGAAAGCTAGATTCGGATTCGGGAGCTGAAAGCACTTAATACTCATGTTGTTGGGGGGATTCCCAACTAATCTAAGTTGAGGATTCTTTCTTTTCGTCTGGGGAAGCTTGGTTTATTAAATttggccggatagactcaattgacaaactaTAACAAAAAATATCAGTACTAatttagcacaattaaaagtttaaggctgaattatcataaatataataagtttatgaattttttgataattttttcaatatataaATCCCTTAGACAAGCGAAAGTGGAACATCTTAACGATAAGGTCCTAGGTAGAAATTTAGgactactttctttctttttttcctttcttttttataataatGACGTGATAGAAGTTCTGGCAATTAATTTGTTGGTCGTGAAAGCTTGGTTGTCAAGGGAAGAGAAGCTAGTCAGCAAGGGAAAATTTACCAAGAAAACGAGCCATTGACCGCATAGAGACTGGCACGaaatgtcttcttctttttcagttGGCTTGCACGTTTTTACCAGCTCAGCTTTTCGTCCTCCTAGTTCCAGGAATATATGCTTTGCTTACCTAAAACAAATTGTGGAAAAAAAGCCAGAACGGCCCCGTCAAACTTACATAGAGCTTGTCGGAGTTGGCTTTGTTCTCCCTCCTAGGCTCATGCTTTACTCTTTGGCATGAAAATTAGGCCGAGGTTGGATgcggaaattgtccaaaaagtcctgaaCTTGTTGTATGgtggccaattcagttctaaatcttgcaattgtgctaatttagtctgaAAATCTTtcgacaatttaccaatttagtcataaatattacaatcatgttaatttagtcctaagtcttttgacgatttgctggTGTAGTCATTTTGGCAAATTATCCAAATAGTAGGTTTAggaaaaaattagcaaatcttcaaaaagtttACGATTAAAataacataattgaaaggtttatgactaaattggcaaataaggattaaattggcacaattggaatgtttatgaatgaattgtaCGCCATAAAATATCAAGATTGAGATCGATCCGGGCGATCTATTCCGCTAGAGATTTCTTGGTTTCCGACACATCCATGAGATTGCTGGAAGTTGGAACGGACTTGTCGATTTTGGATCTGCGGATTTAGGGAGGACGGAACAACTATGTGTAGTTCGAACAAAGCATGTCATGACAGGCAAAAGGCCTTTCCGCTCCGTTTGGTTACTTTGGTACGTAAAATGAGATAATTACAATAAGATTAAAGGAATCAAAATGAATTATGAGGAACAAATTTGAGAATTGCTATACTTGGCGAAACAACAGATTGAAATGTATCTTTCTATGTTTTTATTATCTCGAGTTGCTATgcataataccaaaaaaaagttaagtgtACTAATGATATTAAATTTTGTAATACTAAAGTTATCGAATCTATGGCTTAGCTAGTGATTCGCATgtttatttgcctttttttttttaattaacttaTGCCTACCTTCATAACGAAAGGATCTTACTAGAGTAATGACAGTCTTTGGGTGACTGTTGTAATAACAACATATTGTGggccacaaatttttttaaagaatggAGCCcacgataatttttaattaatttttgtgaccGACAATATGCTGTTAATCTtataatagataaaaaaaaaaaaaaactgtcacaTAAGCATATTCCATAATGAAAAGAGTCATTATGTTGCCCGCCATCAATGGAATTCGAAGTCCACCATGGGAGGGAATAATTTTGGAACGTTTAACTAATTGATaagttgtaaaaaaaagaaagtagattcattttggaaaaaaaaaaaaaaagagaagctctttcttcctttttgtctcTGCAGTAAACAATTTCCTATTTCTTTAAAATGAAGTTGaacatttttacttttctacttggaaaagaaaaaaaaatgcataatttattCAAGATGCTCAATATAATAACAACTGGAATTTGTTCATGCACATGAAGAGgttattctttttttgcccAATGTCAAGTAAATCTCCCTGACACTTATGTTGGTCAAGATGCTTAATATGAGcttattaatctaatttttttttttactaatctAGATGTGGATACCTATTCCCTTTTTCGCATGTCAAACGAATCATACGGCAATGTCTGGCTGCACTAATGACTGTTACTTTACAGGTCTGTTATAGGT
This genomic interval from Rhodamnia argentea isolate NSW1041297 chromosome 4, ASM2092103v1, whole genome shotgun sequence contains the following:
- the LOC115748825 gene encoding exocyst complex component EXO70A1, with translation MAASGDSAASVEGIEKLVSARKSLMLSLEKSKALSSTLEKTGPRLTEINQRLPSLESAVRPIRADKDALGAVGGHINRAVGPAAAVLKVFDAVHGLEKMLLSDPRNDLAGYLSVLKRLEEALRFLGDNCGLAIQWLEDIVEYLEDNTVADDRYLSNLKKSLRSLRELQSDGGRAHLDGGLLDAALDKLEGESRRLLMEHSLPLPMSSISSLGEPACIAPSPLPVAVIKKLQAILGRLIANKRLDRCISIYVEVRSSNVRASLQALDLDYLEISISEFNDVQSIEGYIAQWGKHLEFAVKHLFEAEYKLCNDVFERLGMDVWMGCFAKIAAQAGILAFLQFGKTVTESKKDPIKLLKLLDIFASLNKLRLDFNRLFGGTACAEIQNLTRDLIQRVINGASEIFWELLAQVEIQRQTPPPPDGSVPRLVSFVTDYCNRLLGDNYKPILTQALVIHRSWNHEKFQERLLITEILKIMKAVELNLETWVKAYDDSNLANFFMINYHWHLYKHLKGTKLGELFGESPLKEHEQSQEYYTTVFVKDSWGQLLDHLSRERLILFSGGRATARDLVKKKLKIFNEAFDAMYSKQSNWVMLEKDLREKTTQAIVQTVVPVYRSFMQHYGPLVEKDQSSSKYAKYTVQNLEKMLGSLYQPKPTRYGSFKGRQLSGKFNNGLQDLRRTASAVM